In Pseudomonas poae, a single genomic region encodes these proteins:
- a CDS encoding SulP family inorganic anion transporter codes for MIEKIKAAWLSNVRADILAGLVVALALIPEAIAFSIIAGIDPKVGLYASFCICTVIAFVGGRPAMISAATGAMALLMVNLVKDHGLQYLLAASLLCGVMQIAAGYLRLGELMRFVSRSVVTGFVNALAILIFMAQLPELTGVTWPVYAMTLGGLAIIYLFPRVPVIGKLLPSPLVCIIVLTVISIYTGLKIHTVGDMGSLPDSLPIFMWPCVPLNLETLLIILPYSTALTVVGLLESMMTATIVDDLTDTTSDKNRECKGQGVANIVSSLVGGMAGCAMIGQSMINVKSGGRTRLSTLSAGISLLIMMIFLGDWLARIPMAALVAVMIMVSVSTFSWGSIRNLKEYPLSTNIVMLVTVVVVVATHNLAFGVVAGTLLASMFFANKIGHYLEVTSKRDPENAHRTYCVTGQVFFGSADRFSNAFDLKERLDTLTIDLREAHFWDITAVAALDKVVLKLHRESIHVDVIGMNQATLTLVDRFGVHDKSNGIDTFMGH; via the coding sequence ATGATTGAAAAAATTAAAGCCGCCTGGCTGTCCAATGTCCGGGCGGACATCCTTGCTGGTCTCGTTGTTGCGCTCGCTCTCATTCCCGAGGCTATAGCCTTCTCCATCATCGCCGGAATAGACCCCAAGGTTGGTCTCTACGCTTCATTCTGCATTTGTACGGTCATCGCCTTTGTCGGTGGCAGACCTGCAATGATCTCTGCTGCCACAGGTGCCATGGCTTTGCTGATGGTGAATCTGGTCAAGGATCACGGACTTCAGTACCTTCTAGCCGCCTCTTTGCTGTGCGGCGTAATGCAAATAGCTGCTGGGTACTTGAGGCTGGGCGAACTGATGCGCTTCGTATCGCGCTCGGTCGTGACTGGCTTCGTCAACGCCTTGGCGATCCTCATCTTCATGGCACAGCTGCCAGAACTTACGGGAGTTACCTGGCCTGTCTACGCCATGACGTTGGGCGGACTGGCAATTATCTACCTCTTTCCTCGTGTACCAGTCATAGGGAAACTGCTGCCCTCGCCGCTGGTATGCATCATCGTGCTGACCGTAATCTCTATCTACACGGGGCTAAAAATCCATACCGTAGGAGATATGGGATCGTTGCCTGATAGCCTACCGATCTTCATGTGGCCATGCGTGCCGCTCAATCTAGAGACCCTGCTGATCATCCTTCCTTACTCAACCGCGTTGACAGTGGTTGGACTGCTGGAGTCGATGATGACGGCGACTATCGTGGACGACCTGACGGACACCACCAGTGATAAGAACCGAGAGTGCAAAGGTCAGGGGGTCGCCAACATCGTAAGCAGCCTCGTAGGTGGCATGGCGGGTTGTGCAATGATTGGTCAGTCGATGATCAACGTTAAATCTGGCGGACGTACACGCCTTTCCACCTTAAGCGCTGGGATCTCACTGTTAATAATGATGATCTTCCTGGGCGATTGGTTGGCCAGGATACCGATGGCAGCCTTGGTTGCGGTGATGATTATGGTCTCTGTCAGTACCTTTAGTTGGGGATCAATCCGCAATCTTAAGGAATACCCGCTCTCAACCAACATAGTGATGCTTGTCACGGTGGTGGTGGTAGTTGCGACCCACAACCTAGCATTCGGAGTTGTTGCCGGCACGTTGCTGGCTTCGATGTTCTTCGCTAACAAGATTGGGCACTACCTAGAAGTGACCTCGAAGCGTGACCCTGAAAATGCCCACCGTACGTACTGCGTGACTGGACAGGTTTTCTTTGGCTCAGCGGACAGATTTTCCAACGCCTTTGATCTAAAAGAGCGGCTGGACACCCTTACGATTGACCTGCGTGAAGCCCATTTCTGGGACATCACTGCTGTGGCTGCTTTGGACAAGGTGGTGCTAAAGCTACATCGCGAAAGTATCCATGTTGATGTGATCGGGATGAATCAGGCGACGTTGACGCTGGTGGATCGTTTCGGTGTTCATGATAAGTCCAACGGTATTGACACTTTTATGGGCCATTAA
- a CDS encoding OsmC family peroxiredoxin — MTTNLNGIDVAALQQFAQGVAEDANKRHASFNVKTEWKGQTRSVAKVSRYSLAGETYSRDFEIIADEPNELLGENSAPNPQELLMAALNACMSVGYAANAAMMGIKIHSLEIETDGTLDLRGFLGIEESVNPGYDEVSVVIRLHTDASRERVEELHNVVLKTSVNYANFSRAIRMVPTLEVREG; from the coding sequence ATGACCACTAACCTGAACGGTATTGACGTAGCTGCCCTGCAACAATTTGCTCAAGGCGTTGCTGAGGATGCCAACAAGCGTCACGCAAGCTTCAACGTAAAGACCGAGTGGAAAGGCCAGACTCGCTCTGTAGCCAAGGTCAGCCGTTACAGCCTGGCTGGGGAGACCTACTCGCGTGATTTCGAAATCATCGCCGATGAGCCGAATGAATTGCTGGGCGAAAACTCCGCGCCTAACCCTCAGGAGCTGCTGATGGCTGCTCTCAACGCATGCATGTCGGTCGGCTATGCCGCAAATGCCGCGATGATGGGCATCAAGATCCACAGTCTTGAAATTGAGACCGACGGCACTCTCGATCTGCGTGGCTTCTTGGGCATCGAAGAAAGCGTTAACCCAGGCTACGACGAAGTGAGTGTCGTAATCCGCCTGCACACCGATGCTTCTCGTGAGCGTGTGGAAGAACTGCACAACGTGGTGCTCAAGACATCGGTCAACTACGCCAACTTCTCTAGAGCCATTCGTATGGTGCCAACTCTCGAAGTTCGCGAGGGCTGA
- a CDS encoding TetR/AcrR family transcriptional regulator, which translates to MSTRSDLLTSAEILLRTKGYAAFSYADLADDIGIKKASIHHHFPTKEGMAIAIVESYLFRFRKQLEAINDENVGIVDRLKAFALMFAHSSENGMLPLCGALAAELLALPESLKAMTKDFFEIHLTWLQENIKKGQDQGVLKPELDVITVSRFILNALEGASFVSWAMSDDYEKSSGFDLILAGILRSEA; encoded by the coding sequence ATGAGTACACGTTCAGACCTTTTGACCAGCGCTGAGATCCTGCTGCGAACGAAAGGCTACGCAGCCTTCAGTTATGCCGACCTTGCGGACGACATTGGCATCAAGAAGGCCAGTATTCACCATCACTTTCCCACCAAGGAAGGCATGGCAATTGCCATCGTCGAGAGCTATCTGTTCCGTTTCAGGAAGCAGTTGGAAGCTATCAATGATGAGAACGTTGGCATCGTTGACCGGTTGAAGGCGTTCGCGTTGATGTTCGCGCACAGCAGCGAAAACGGAATGCTTCCGCTCTGCGGGGCTTTGGCCGCTGAGCTTTTGGCTCTGCCTGAAAGCCTTAAAGCAATGACTAAGGATTTCTTCGAGATCCATCTGACTTGGCTCCAAGAGAATATCAAGAAGGGCCAAGATCAGGGTGTGCTCAAGCCCGAACTGGATGTGATCACAGTTTCAAGGTTCATATTGAATGCCTTGGAAGGTGCAAGCTTTGTATCTTGGGCAATGAGCGATGACTACGAGAAGTCTTCTGGATTTGATTTGATTTTGGCCGGAATTCTGCGTTCCGAAGCCTAA
- a CDS encoding SDR family oxidoreductase, whose translation MKDFFKGKKLLVVGGTSGMGLETARQFLKAGGSVVLTGSKQDKADAVRAELSPLGNVSVIVANLMTEEGMNHVRNEINANHSDIGFMVNSAGIFIPKPFIEHDEADYDMYLDLNRATFFITQAVVKNMLAAKREGSIVNVGSIGAQAALAGSPATAYSMAKAGLHAVTRNLAIELAHSGIRVNAVSPGIVHTSIYEGFMDKEAIPDAMKSLNDFHPLGRVGVPEDVANTILFLLSDKTSWVTGAIWDVDAGVMAVRA comes from the coding sequence ATGAAAGATTTTTTCAAAGGCAAGAAACTGCTGGTCGTAGGCGGCACTAGCGGCATGGGCCTGGAAACAGCGCGCCAGTTTTTAAAGGCGGGTGGCAGCGTGGTTCTTACCGGCAGCAAACAGGATAAAGCCGATGCTGTGCGCGCCGAGCTGAGTCCGCTGGGGAACGTATCAGTGATCGTTGCCAACCTCATGACCGAGGAAGGGATGAATCATGTACGCAACGAAATCAATGCCAACCACAGTGACATCGGCTTCATGGTGAACTCTGCAGGCATATTCATTCCGAAGCCTTTCATCGAGCACGATGAGGCTGACTACGACATGTACCTGGATCTGAACCGAGCCACGTTCTTTATCACGCAGGCAGTGGTCAAAAATATGCTTGCTGCCAAGCGCGAAGGTTCCATTGTCAACGTCGGTTCGATTGGCGCGCAGGCCGCGCTGGCCGGCTCTCCGGCAACCGCTTATTCGATGGCTAAGGCGGGCCTGCACGCAGTCACCCGAAACCTGGCAATTGAATTGGCTCATTCAGGTATCCGAGTCAATGCCGTCTCGCCTGGCATCGTTCACACCTCGATCTATGAAGGCTTTATGGACAAGGAAGCGATCCCGGATGCGATGAAGTCGCTGAACGATTTCCATCCACTGGGTCGAGTAGGTGTTCCTGAAGACGTCGCTAACACCATCCTGTTCTTGCTCTCCGATAAAACTTCCTGGGTCACTGGTGCTATCTGGGACGTTGATGCAGGGGTGATGGCGGTACGTGCCTAA
- a CDS encoding HAD family hydrolase produces MISAIVFDGFGTIVRINQRTNPYRELIREGRRQGVELQPDSTRIAMTMNLSLDELASELGVSLTASKRDELHRKLDTEISSIESYPDAVEAVSLLKGHGIRTGICSNLTRPYGPKVREVFPHMDGYTFSFEAGVMKPDPSIYRLICNQMDVEPGHYFNDGLGRVLMIGDSQNCDQDGPRAVGIAGFYLDRKGHGKIHDLMQFAKMVIAHNGQQLI; encoded by the coding sequence ATGATCAGCGCAATCGTGTTCGATGGGTTCGGCACCATCGTTCGCATCAACCAACGAACGAATCCTTACCGTGAGTTGATTCGCGAAGGCCGACGCCAAGGTGTCGAGCTGCAACCTGATAGCACCCGTATCGCGATGACGATGAACCTCTCACTCGATGAGCTGGCATCGGAATTGGGTGTTTCACTCACGGCTTCGAAACGAGATGAGCTACACCGTAAGCTTGATACAGAGATTTCGTCTATCGAATCTTATCCAGACGCCGTCGAGGCTGTATCGCTCTTGAAAGGTCATGGGATCAGAACTGGCATTTGCTCAAATCTCACACGCCCATACGGCCCTAAAGTCCGAGAAGTCTTCCCGCACATGGACGGATACACCTTCAGCTTTGAAGCGGGGGTCATGAAACCCGATCCCAGCATTTACCGACTGATCTGCAACCAGATGGATGTGGAGCCAGGTCACTATTTCAATGACGGATTAGGGCGGGTGCTGATGATTGGTGACTCACAAAACTGCGACCAAGATGGCCCGCGCGCGGTGGGCATTGCGGGCTTCTATCTGGATCGGAAGGGGCACGGGAAAATTCATGATCTGATGCAGTTTGCGAAAATGGTGATCGCCCACAACGGCCAGCAGTTAATTTAA
- the metC gene encoding cystathionine beta-lyase: MKKYKTVQTLLAHASIEPDQHHGFVNTPVYRGSTVAFPTCESMREGRQKYAYGRWNNPSTEALTEALQHLEGSEGTVLCPSGLSACTTAILSVVGTGDHILIADNVYAPVRVFCEEVGKRLGIGVSFYDPTIGSGIVDFIRPNTKAIYLESPGSLTLEIQDIPAIANVAHDHDIMVIADNTWGTPLYCPTMELGVDLSIMAATKYIVGHSDAVLGTVSASKRAWESLKRYHFNMGLFASPDDVTLALRGMRTLDVRLERHYKNATIVAKWLEGREEVIAVHYPALESHPQHDLWKRDFKGASGLLSFTTKPSSQPAADALLDNLSLFAIGYSWGGFESLAMLANPKPVRSVTQWDIDGHLVRLHIGLEDPYDLIADLEVGFAHFNRLRR; encoded by the coding sequence ATGAAAAAATACAAAACCGTACAGACCTTACTCGCCCACGCGTCTATCGAGCCTGATCAACATCACGGATTCGTTAATACGCCCGTTTATCGGGGCTCAACCGTTGCCTTTCCCACCTGCGAGTCGATGCGCGAAGGACGTCAAAAATACGCCTATGGACGTTGGAACAATCCTTCAACGGAGGCACTCACTGAGGCCCTTCAGCACTTGGAAGGATCGGAAGGCACGGTTCTATGCCCTTCAGGGCTGTCCGCGTGTACGACTGCGATACTCTCCGTAGTCGGGACGGGTGATCACATTTTGATTGCCGACAATGTCTATGCGCCAGTGAGGGTCTTCTGCGAAGAAGTGGGAAAGCGCTTAGGGATCGGGGTGTCGTTTTACGATCCTACGATAGGTTCCGGCATTGTTGATTTCATCCGACCTAACACGAAAGCGATTTATCTAGAATCCCCTGGCTCCCTGACGCTAGAGATACAGGACATCCCTGCCATAGCGAATGTTGCCCATGACCATGACATCATGGTTATTGCAGACAATACATGGGGCACACCGCTTTACTGCCCGACGATGGAGCTTGGCGTCGACCTTTCCATCATGGCAGCAACGAAATACATCGTCGGCCACTCCGACGCAGTTCTTGGCACCGTATCCGCATCCAAGCGAGCATGGGAAAGCCTCAAGCGATACCACTTCAATATGGGCTTATTTGCCAGCCCGGACGACGTGACCCTAGCCCTTCGAGGGATGAGAACGCTAGACGTGCGCCTGGAGCGTCACTATAAGAATGCGACGATAGTAGCCAAGTGGTTGGAGGGCCGAGAGGAGGTAATCGCCGTTCATTACCCGGCATTAGAATCCCATCCCCAACACGACTTATGGAAACGGGATTTCAAAGGAGCATCTGGCTTGCTGTCGTTTACGACAAAGCCTTCCAGCCAGCCAGCAGCAGATGCTCTCTTGGATAATCTATCGCTGTTTGCTATCGGTTACTCATGGGGTGGTTTCGAAAGTTTGGCAATGCTTGCGAATCCTAAACCAGTCAGAAGTGTGACCCAATGGGACATTGACGGCCATCTAGTGCGACTGCATATCGGTCTCGAGGATCCGTATGACTTAATCGCCGATCTCGAAGTTGGCTTTGCACATTTCAATAGATTACGCCGCTAG
- a CDS encoding helix-turn-helix domain-containing protein, giving the protein MEFQPTLGQVLRELRVAAGLTREACAEVLSRTHLAKVEQGQQAITAIKLHSLCELVGVPTSQVFLAVEARLLGVDLDDYKASWDIQADHLIDSGGLGSSPQESAVRGVRGTRADETMEAVRKLQAEGLAKMMVVRQLGVSRSTVDKYWLKG; this is encoded by the coding sequence ATGGAATTTCAGCCGACTTTAGGCCAAGTTCTGCGCGAGCTTCGGGTCGCTGCAGGCCTCACGCGGGAAGCCTGCGCCGAGGTATTAAGCCGGACTCACTTGGCTAAGGTTGAACAGGGACAACAAGCCATAACAGCCATCAAGCTGCATTCCCTTTGTGAGCTGGTCGGGGTTCCTACCAGCCAAGTGTTCTTGGCGGTAGAAGCCCGCCTGCTGGGTGTGGATTTGGACGACTACAAGGCTTCCTGGGATATCCAGGCTGATCACCTCATTGACTCCGGAGGGTTAGGGAGCTCGCCTCAGGAATCGGCGGTGAGGGGCGTGCGCGGTACACGCGCTGATGAAACCATGGAGGCTGTCCGGAAACTCCAGGCTGAAGGGCTTGCGAAGATGATGGTCGTACGCCAGTTGGGGGTCAGTCGATCAACTGTGGATAAGTATTGGTTAAAAGGCTAG
- a CDS encoding DMT family transporter — translation MSQRIIDMFSFKGVRQVIFLTTLAMLAFAANSVLCRLALRHTEIDPTSFTLIRLLSGAIVLWVILTIKGTSSRSAGSWLGAFTLFAYAFAFSYAYLNLDTGTGALILFGAVQLSMLGYGFYKGERMHVVAITGLVLAIGGLVALLLPGATSPPLASAGIMLLSGIAWAVYSLIGKQSNDPLASTTWNFLRAVPMMLFASIPFANQLSIDISGVLCAIASGTIASGVGYAIWYAALRSLSSFQAASIQLSVPVLASLAGVLILDESLTTRLALTSLAVLGGIGLILSDKRGTSPRK, via the coding sequence GTGTCTCAGCGCATAATTGACATGTTTTCATTCAAAGGGGTGAGACAGGTTATCTTCCTCACCACGCTAGCGATGTTGGCCTTTGCAGCCAACTCGGTTCTATGCCGCTTGGCACTTCGTCATACTGAGATAGACCCTACATCCTTTACACTTATACGGTTGTTGAGCGGAGCCATTGTGCTCTGGGTGATCCTAACAATCAAAGGCACCTCTTCTCGCTCCGCTGGGAGCTGGTTGGGTGCGTTCACCTTGTTTGCTTACGCGTTCGCTTTTTCATATGCGTATCTAAATCTGGACACAGGAACAGGCGCGCTCATTTTGTTCGGTGCCGTCCAGCTGTCTATGCTTGGATACGGCTTTTACAAAGGCGAAAGGATGCATGTCGTAGCGATTACAGGTCTTGTACTTGCTATTGGCGGCTTGGTTGCTCTGTTACTACCAGGTGCCACGTCGCCTCCTCTGGCTAGCGCAGGGATCATGTTGTTATCTGGCATTGCGTGGGCCGTTTACTCGTTAATTGGAAAGCAATCGAATGATCCACTCGCATCTACTACTTGGAATTTCCTGCGAGCCGTCCCAATGATGCTTTTTGCATCAATTCCTTTCGCTAATCAGCTTTCAATAGACATTTCCGGTGTCCTTTGCGCAATTGCGTCGGGGACTATTGCTTCAGGAGTTGGTTATGCCATCTGGTACGCAGCGCTGCGTTCGCTTTCGTCGTTTCAGGCAGCAAGCATCCAGCTAAGCGTTCCTGTTTTGGCATCGCTCGCAGGTGTGCTCATTTTAGATGAAAGCCTGACTACTAGATTAGCGCTTACATCGCTGGCAGTGCTTGGAGGAATCGGGCTGATACTCAGCGATAAGCGAGGAACAAGTCCAAGAAAATGA